The following coding sequences are from one Prochlorococcus sp. MIT 1314 window:
- a CDS encoding riboflavin synthase — MFTGIIQSTGKIKKEKNILEIQILDNLFDMAIGDSIAVDGICLTVKEIFQNKFTVDVSEETLKKTTLGVKSNVNQIVNLEPALRLSDRLGGHIVSGHVDGLGIVENIEKLEKSWLLSIKWKNNDFSKYVVNKGSICVNGISLTIAKYEHEGEIFTIAIIPHTWHNTNLNKLNVGDSVNLEADALIKYVEKLLLFNRNNKEDFSKNNISSEWLKENGW; from the coding sequence ATGTTCACAGGAATAATTCAATCAACTGGAAAAATAAAAAAGGAAAAAAATATTTTAGAGATTCAAATTCTAGATAACTTATTTGATATGGCAATCGGTGACAGCATAGCTGTTGATGGAATTTGTTTGACAGTTAAAGAGATTTTTCAAAATAAATTTACTGTTGATGTTAGTGAGGAAACATTAAAAAAAACAACTTTGGGAGTAAAGTCAAACGTGAATCAGATTGTTAATTTGGAGCCCGCTCTTAGGTTGTCTGACCGTCTGGGAGGGCATATAGTGAGTGGACATGTTGATGGCCTTGGAATAGTTGAGAATATAGAAAAATTAGAGAAATCTTGGCTATTATCCATAAAGTGGAAAAATAATGATTTTTCTAAATATGTAGTTAATAAAGGCAGTATTTGTGTAAATGGTATAAGTCTTACAATTGCAAAATATGAGCACGAAGGAGAAATATTTACTATTGCAATAATTCCTCACACTTGGCATAACACAAATTTGAATAAATTAAATGTTGGTGACAGCGTAAATCTTGAGGCAGATGCACTAATTAAATATGTAGAGAAATTACTTTTGTTTAATAGGAATAATAAAGAAGATTTTTCTAAAAATAATATTTCTTCGGAGTGGCTTAAAGAAAACGGTTGGTAA
- the topA gene encoding type I DNA topoisomerase, whose product MDHTLVIVESPTKAKTIRKFLPSNYEVLASMGHVRDLPKGAAEIPAAVKKEKWSRIGVNTTEDFEPLYIVPKDKKKVVKELKDALKGATELLLATDEDREGESISWHLLQILKPKIPTKRMVFHEITKKAINKALDQTREIDMELVQAQETRRILDRLFGYELSPLLWKKVAPRLSAGRVQSVSVRLLVRRERERRSFKKASYWGIKASLVKDNVSFETKLFSLNGQRISNGSDFDEQTGKLKQGNKSLIIGEDKVHDLLKTFSSEDWLVSKIEKKPSTRKPVPPFTTSTLQQEANRKLRLSARETMRCAQGLYERGFITYMRTDSVHLSEQATRAARECVSSMYGKEYLSNSPRQFNSTARNAQEAHEAIRPAGEVFKTPKETNLTGRDLSLYDLIWKRTVASQMAEARLTMINAEISVGDGLFKSSGKSIDFAGFFRAYVEGSDDPSSSLEQQEIILPNLTTGTSLEVANKESTFHETKPPARYTEAALVKVLEKEGIGRPSTYASIIGTIVDRGYANISSNTLAPTFTAFAVTALLEEHFPDLVDTTFTAKMESSLDEISSGNLEWLPYLETFYKGKNGLEVKVQKTEGDIDGKAYRQVDFEDLPCVVRIGSNGPWLEGTKIDESGNEIQAKGNLPMDITPGDLDIKQVDQILSGPSDLGTDPKTGEKVFLRFGPYGPYVQLGNNDQDKAKPRRASLPKELKTDDLTLDEALVLLSLPRLLGVHPEGGVVEADRGRFGPYIKWIKNENESENRSLKKDDDVFTVDIKRALEILAMPKMGRGGQEIIKDLGKPKGFQEKIQILNGRYGVYLKCGKTNVSIAKDTDLEKFTIDDAVSLLEEKLKDKKGSILKKTKISNKKTTRKKKS is encoded by the coding sequence TTGGATCACACACTAGTTATTGTTGAAAGTCCCACCAAAGCAAAAACTATAAGAAAGTTTTTGCCTTCTAATTATGAAGTTCTTGCTTCAATGGGACATGTAAGAGATCTTCCAAAAGGGGCCGCTGAAATCCCCGCTGCAGTCAAAAAGGAAAAATGGTCAAGGATAGGAGTAAATACAACGGAAGATTTTGAACCACTTTATATAGTTCCAAAAGATAAGAAAAAGGTTGTTAAAGAGCTGAAAGATGCTTTGAAAGGTGCCACCGAACTATTACTGGCGACTGATGAAGATAGAGAGGGAGAGAGCATTAGCTGGCATCTTCTGCAAATACTGAAGCCTAAAATACCTACTAAGAGAATGGTTTTTCATGAAATTACAAAAAAGGCAATTAATAAAGCTTTAGATCAAACAAGGGAAATTGATATGGAACTTGTTCAGGCTCAAGAAACCAGAAGAATCTTAGACAGGCTTTTTGGATATGAATTATCTCCTTTACTTTGGAAGAAGGTAGCTCCCAGATTATCTGCAGGTCGTGTTCAATCAGTTTCTGTAAGACTTCTTGTTAGAAGAGAAAGAGAAAGAAGATCCTTTAAAAAAGCTAGTTACTGGGGGATTAAAGCTTCCCTAGTAAAGGATAATGTTTCTTTCGAAACTAAATTATTTAGTTTAAATGGTCAAAGAATTTCTAATGGTTCCGATTTCGATGAACAGACCGGTAAATTAAAACAAGGAAATAAATCTTTAATAATTGGAGAAGATAAAGTACATGATTTGTTGAAGACTTTTTCCTCCGAGGATTGGTTAGTCTCAAAAATCGAAAAAAAACCATCCACTCGTAAGCCAGTTCCTCCATTTACAACAAGTACATTGCAACAAGAAGCAAACAGAAAGCTTCGTTTGTCTGCAAGGGAAACTATGAGATGTGCACAAGGTCTTTATGAGAGAGGTTTCATAACATATATGAGGACTGATTCAGTTCATCTTTCCGAACAAGCTACAAGAGCTGCTAGAGAATGTGTCAGTTCTATGTATGGAAAAGAATATTTATCTAATTCACCAAGACAATTCAATTCAACTGCAAGAAATGCTCAAGAAGCACACGAAGCTATAAGGCCCGCAGGTGAGGTATTTAAAACACCAAAGGAAACTAATCTGACTGGTAGAGACTTATCTCTTTACGATTTAATTTGGAAAAGAACTGTAGCTAGTCAAATGGCGGAAGCTAGGCTAACAATGATTAATGCCGAAATTAGTGTGGGGGATGGATTATTTAAATCGAGCGGGAAAAGTATTGATTTCGCGGGATTCTTCCGAGCTTATGTCGAGGGAAGTGATGACCCAAGTTCGTCCCTTGAACAACAAGAAATTATTCTCCCAAACCTAACAACTGGAACAAGTCTTGAAGTCGCTAATAAGGAATCTACTTTTCATGAAACCAAACCGCCTGCAAGATATACAGAGGCTGCATTAGTTAAAGTTCTTGAAAAAGAAGGGATTGGAAGACCTTCTACCTATGCGAGTATTATCGGGACAATTGTGGATAGAGGTTATGCAAATATATCTTCAAATACTTTGGCTCCAACGTTTACAGCTTTTGCTGTTACCGCTCTGTTAGAAGAACATTTCCCTGATCTGGTTGATACTACTTTTACTGCAAAAATGGAGTCTTCATTGGATGAAATATCTTCAGGCAATCTTGAGTGGCTTCCATACCTCGAGACTTTCTATAAAGGTAAAAATGGTCTTGAGGTAAAAGTTCAGAAAACAGAGGGTGATATTGATGGTAAAGCTTATAGACAAGTTGATTTCGAAGACCTTCCTTGCGTAGTCAGAATAGGATCTAACGGCCCTTGGCTAGAGGGCACAAAAATTGATGAATCTGGCAATGAAATTCAGGCGAAAGGTAATCTTCCGATGGATATAACTCCCGGAGATTTAGACATAAAGCAAGTTGATCAAATTTTAAGTGGCCCATCAGATCTTGGAACTGATCCAAAAACTGGGGAAAAAGTCTTTTTAAGATTTGGACCTTATGGACCTTACGTACAATTGGGAAATAATGATCAAGATAAAGCTAAACCAAGAAGAGCTTCATTACCCAAAGAGTTGAAAACTGATGATCTAACTCTAGATGAGGCTCTTGTACTTTTAAGTTTGCCTAGATTGTTAGGCGTACATCCTGAAGGAGGTGTTGTTGAGGCTGATAGAGGAAGATTTGGACCTTATATTAAATGGATTAAAAATGAAAATGAATCTGAAAACAGATCATTAAAGAAAGATGATGATGTTTTTACAGTTGATATAAAACGAGCATTAGAAATTCTTGCGATGCCAAAAATGGGTAGAGGCGGTCAAGAGATAATTAAAGACTTAGGAAAACCGAAAGGATTTCAAGAAAAAATCCAAATATTAAATGGAAGATATGGGGTCTATTTAAAATGTGGCAAAACTAATGTTTCGATTGCCAAAGATACTGACTTAGAAAAATTCACCATAGATGATGCTGTTTCTCTTTTAGAAGAAAAACTAAAAGATAAAAAAGGATCCATTTTAAAAAAAACAAAAATAAGTAATAAAAAAACTACAAGGAAAAAGAAAAGTTAG
- a CDS encoding AbrB family transcriptional regulator: MLEGKELLEKAKLLSKQSEDEIARGCGYVGPSGRVLRKSFYRALIEAKGYKIGKVQGRAGNRRTSRGRQTEFKTKVHGNGNLLIGHAYTKKLGLEPGKEFKIDLKKESKTIYLIPLN; the protein is encoded by the coding sequence ATGCTAGAAGGAAAAGAACTTCTTGAGAAAGCAAAATTATTGAGTAAACAATCTGAAGATGAAATAGCAAGAGGCTGTGGGTACGTTGGTCCTAGCGGTAGAGTCTTAAGAAAAAGTTTTTATAGGGCGCTTATCGAAGCAAAAGGTTACAAAATAGGAAAAGTTCAAGGGAGAGCTGGCAATAGAAGAACTTCAAGAGGCAGGCAGACAGAATTCAAAACTAAGGTTCACGGCAATGGGAATCTATTAATAGGTCATGCCTACACCAAGAAATTAGGTCTAGAACCTGGTAAGGAATTTAAAATTGATCTAAAAAAAGAATCAAAGACAATTTATCTGATTCCATTAAATTAG
- a CDS encoding heme-copper oxidase subunit III, producing the protein MTTLDSSKEIQKNNSEVNEKHEDFRMFGLITFLIADGMTFAGFFAAYLTYKAVNPLPDGAIYELELPIPTINTILLLVSSATFHKAGKALLKDKNSDSQKWLFFTAFLGIIFLICQLFEYFHLPFGLTDNLFASTFYALTGFHGLHVTLGTLMILIIAWQSRVNGGRITSQNIFPLEAVELYWHFVDGIWVILFIILYLL; encoded by the coding sequence ATGACAACTCTAGATAGCTCAAAAGAAATTCAAAAAAATAATTCTGAAGTTAATGAAAAACATGAAGACTTCAGAATGTTTGGTCTTATAACTTTCTTAATTGCAGATGGAATGACTTTTGCTGGATTCTTCGCTGCATATCTAACCTATAAAGCTGTAAATCCATTACCTGATGGAGCTATTTATGAATTAGAGCTCCCAATACCTACAATAAATACTATTTTATTACTTGTTAGTAGTGCAACTTTCCATAAGGCAGGTAAAGCACTTTTGAAAGATAAAAACTCTGATTCCCAAAAATGGTTATTTTTTACTGCTTTTCTTGGAATAATTTTTTTAATATGTCAATTGTTTGAATATTTTCATTTACCTTTTGGATTAACAGATAATTTATTTGCAAGTACTTTTTATGCACTTACTGGTTTTCATGGTTTACATGTCACTTTAGGCACTTTAATGATTTTAATTATTGCTTGGCAATCGAGAGTAAATGGCGGAAGAATCACTAGTCAAAATATCTTCCCTCTAGAAGCCGTTGAATTGTACTGGCATTTTGTAGATGGCATATGGGTTATATTATTTATTATTTTGTATCTTTTATAA
- the cobT gene encoding nicotinate mononucleotide-dependent phosphoribosyltransferase CobT, with product MYSTELGINFFGNESNKKNQLNKIEILKKNINNLKIFLVIAGTNTSQIPGISAAGINAKSRRKTALADAEFLLKGASKDHKYKLPFLKAGVTPALISHVCSRLINIYPVIVPLGIGVKPYFNHLVVEDRDLGPSNCLTTGKSMTKERVINLYKRGLSIGKSSKQPILISESVPGGTTTAQAVMEAFGLRVSNLVGSSLFKVPRELRRKVVQKGILNANLKTGFDSFDVVAAVGDPFQAFSMGLLIGARLANQPVILSGGSQMVAIILLVLEFLDLKNEDEFIEDVFIATTGWLVKDNSLSDLLNLINEKYDVKLLGLASPLNFKSSKYKELKDYELGHVKEGVGAGGISLLAFLYGFKNEEIVSLCQQNLEMMKGLGQISLEKDC from the coding sequence ATGTACAGTACAGAATTAGGGATAAATTTTTTTGGTAATGAATCCAATAAAAAAAATCAACTTAATAAGATAGAAATACTGAAAAAGAATATTAATAATCTCAAAATATTTCTTGTAATTGCAGGCACTAATACATCGCAAATTCCTGGAATTTCCGCGGCAGGTATTAATGCAAAATCAAGGAGAAAAACTGCTCTCGCAGATGCTGAATTTTTGCTTAAGGGTGCTTCAAAAGATCATAAATATAAATTGCCTTTCCTGAAAGCGGGAGTAACTCCGGCCCTAATAAGTCATGTTTGTTCAAGGCTTATAAATATTTATCCAGTCATTGTTCCTTTGGGAATAGGAGTAAAGCCTTATTTTAATCATTTGGTTGTAGAAGATAGAGATTTGGGACCGTCAAATTGTCTTACTACTGGTAAATCTATGACCAAAGAGAGGGTTATAAATCTCTATAAAAGAGGTCTTTCGATAGGAAAATCCTCAAAACAACCTATCTTAATTTCTGAATCTGTACCAGGAGGCACCACAACTGCTCAGGCAGTAATGGAAGCCTTTGGTTTGCGGGTGTCTAATTTAGTAGGGAGTAGTTTATTTAAAGTTCCAAGAGAATTAAGAAGAAAAGTAGTTCAAAAAGGAATTTTAAATGCAAATCTTAAGACTGGTTTTGACTCTTTTGATGTTGTCGCGGCAGTAGGTGATCCTTTCCAAGCTTTCTCAATGGGCCTATTAATTGGTGCCAGGTTAGCAAATCAACCTGTCATATTGTCTGGTGGAAGTCAGATGGTAGCGATCATTTTGCTTGTATTAGAATTCTTAGATTTGAAAAATGAAGATGAATTTATTGAAGATGTTTTTATTGCGACAACTGGGTGGCTTGTGAAAGATAATTCTCTGAGTGATTTATTAAATCTAATTAATGAAAAATATGATGTCAAATTATTAGGTTTAGCAAGTCCTTTAAATTTCAAATCTTCAAAATACAAAGAATTGAAAGATTATGAATTAGGTCATGTTAAAGAAGGTGTAGGTGCTGGTGGAATATCATTGCTTGCTTTCTTATATGGATTTAAAAATGAAGAAATAGTTTCATTGTGCCAACAAAATCTGGAAATGATGAAGGGCTTAGGTCAAATTTCTTTAGAGAAGGATTGCTGA
- a CDS encoding DUF2232 domain-containing protein has product MKITTKTEALNIVETSYLASLSSLLWVALYYLPIGGALLRLILPLPIILLHLRRGTKIALEGLLIQFLLLFIIMGPVRGTLFLFPYGILAFWLGWCWFKERSWKLSLTVGVVIGTLGFLLRVIALSTLVGDNLWVLITRASYGLIEKLIGLFDLPISPSILIIQLGAILLIIFQEIVYVLTVHVVAYSLFPRFKLTIPDPPRLLDSLVDLNN; this is encoded by the coding sequence ATGAAAATAACAACAAAAACTGAAGCTTTAAATATTGTGGAGACCTCATATTTAGCATCTCTTTCGTCTTTATTATGGGTTGCACTATATTATTTGCCCATTGGGGGAGCTTTATTAAGGTTAATTTTACCCCTCCCAATCATCTTGTTGCACTTGAGAAGAGGGACTAAAATTGCATTGGAAGGACTCTTAATACAATTTCTACTTTTATTCATAATTATGGGGCCTGTTAGAGGAACTTTATTTTTATTTCCCTATGGGATCTTGGCTTTTTGGTTAGGTTGGTGTTGGTTTAAAGAAAGGAGTTGGAAACTTAGTTTAACTGTAGGAGTTGTTATTGGAACCCTTGGCTTCTTACTACGAGTAATAGCATTATCTACGTTGGTTGGAGATAATCTTTGGGTTTTAATTACTAGAGCGAGTTATGGCCTAATAGAAAAGTTGATTGGATTATTTGATTTACCTATATCCCCCTCGATTTTGATTATCCAATTGGGTGCAATTTTATTAATAATTTTTCAAGAAATAGTTTATGTTTTAACGGTACATGTAGTTGCTTATTCTCTATTTCCTAGATTTAAATTAACTATCCCAGATCCTCCAAGATTATTAGATAGCTTAGTTGATTTAAATAATTGA
- a CDS encoding aldo/keto reductase translates to MIINSQKRSFGRGAKVSLFTLGTMRATESLEKMYQIIKNAYFVGINHIETAPSYGDAESLIGNSIKKLALEDNIPEKKWVITNKVLPKGDFNFLKNNFKNSLKNLNREKINNLAIHGLNLKKHLDWVLTGEGKKFISWILEKELVDQVGFSSHGSYSLIKDAINCEVFSFCSLHLHYLDQSKITLAEEAIKKGMGVLAISPADKGGKLYSPSDILLEASKPFHPLELAYRFLLAKGITTLSLGATNKKDFEFAHKLRNSFEKLTKLEKSALNKIEEVANERLNSTKCEQCRCCLPCPNEIPIPEILRLRNISIGYGQLEFSKERYNLIGKADHWWEEKNASLCQECNECVPKCPNQLDIPNLLKQTHNLLIETPRKRLWG, encoded by the coding sequence ATGATTATTAATTCACAAAAAAGATCATTTGGTAGAGGGGCGAAAGTGAGCTTATTCACTTTAGGGACAATGCGAGCTACTGAAAGTCTCGAAAAAATGTATCAAATAATAAAAAATGCTTATTTTGTAGGAATTAACCATATAGAAACAGCACCTTCTTATGGCGATGCTGAATCACTTATTGGAAATTCAATAAAAAAACTTGCATTAGAAGACAACATACCCGAAAAAAAATGGGTGATTACTAACAAAGTTTTACCAAAGGGTGATTTTAACTTTTTAAAAAATAATTTTAAAAATTCTCTTAAAAATTTAAATCGCGAGAAAATTAATAATCTTGCAATTCATGGATTGAACTTAAAAAAACATCTAGACTGGGTTCTAACTGGAGAAGGTAAGAAATTCATATCTTGGATACTTGAGAAGGAACTAGTTGATCAAGTTGGTTTTAGTTCACACGGAAGTTATTCACTAATTAAAGATGCAATTAACTGTGAAGTTTTTAGTTTTTGCAGTCTACATTTACATTATTTAGATCAATCTAAAATTACTTTGGCAGAGGAAGCTATAAAAAAAGGTATGGGAGTATTAGCAATATCGCCCGCTGATAAAGGCGGGAAATTATATTCTCCAAGTGATATTTTGTTAGAGGCCTCTAAGCCTTTTCATCCATTAGAATTAGCGTATCGATTTCTCTTAGCAAAAGGCATTACAACTTTGTCCTTGGGGGCGACAAACAAAAAAGATTTTGAATTTGCACATAAACTTAGAAACTCCTTCGAGAAGCTTACAAAACTTGAAAAAAGCGCCCTAAATAAAATTGAGGAAGTGGCTAATGAAAGATTAAACTCAACAAAATGTGAACAATGCAGATGTTGTCTTCCATGCCCAAATGAAATACCTATTCCAGAAATACTTCGTTTAAGGAATATATCGATTGGTTATGGCCAATTAGAATTTTCAAAAGAAAGATACAATTTAATAGGAAAAGCTGACCACTGGTGGGAAGAAAAAAATGCCTCACTTTGTCAAGAATGCAATGAATGTGTTCCTAAATGTCCTAATCAATTAGATATACCAAATTTATTAAAGCAAACCCATAACTTATTAATTGAAACTCCGAGAAAAAGATTATGGGGTTAA
- the ctaD gene encoding cytochrome c oxidase subunit I has translation MTISIEPQKTNNESLQPKGWLRYFSFSLDHKVIGIQYLVCGFLFYLIGGTLASAIRIELASPMSDFMPRDVYNQVLTLHGTIMIFLWIVPVVNGAFGNYLIPFYVGARDMAFPRLNAVAFWLIPPSGLMLVASYFVEGAAQAGWTAYPPLSITTPQSGQIIWILSVLLLGGSSIFGGINFIATIIKLRRPGLKLMQLPMYCWAMLGTSLLVVLSTPVLAGTLILLSFDIIANTGFFNPVLGGNVVVYQHLFWFYSHPAVYIMVLPAFGLVSEILPVHARKPLFGYTTMVFSIMGIVVLGLVVWAHHMFTSGTPPWMRLFFTIATAFIAVPTGIKFFNWVATLWGGKISINSAMLFSCGFIINFVFGGITGVALAQVPFDIHVHDTYFVVAHFHYIVYGGTVFIIFSSIYHWFPKVTGKMLNEKLGILHFIITFIGFNLCFAPQHWLGLNGMPRRVAEYDPQFQFVNQISSLGALLMAISTIPFLINIFFSVRNGKDSGDNPWNALTPEWLTSSPPPVENWKGEAPLVEEPYGYGENFLNKK, from the coding sequence ATGACAATTTCAATTGAACCACAAAAAACTAATAATGAAAGTCTTCAACCTAAAGGCTGGCTCAGATACTTTAGTTTTAGTCTTGATCATAAAGTCATTGGGATACAATACTTAGTCTGCGGTTTTCTTTTCTATTTAATAGGAGGAACTTTAGCGAGCGCTATAAGAATTGAACTAGCCAGTCCAATGTCTGACTTTATGCCAAGAGATGTATATAACCAAGTTTTAACCTTGCATGGAACAATAATGATATTCCTTTGGATAGTGCCTGTAGTTAACGGTGCTTTTGGAAATTATTTAATTCCATTCTATGTGGGTGCAAGAGATATGGCATTTCCAAGATTAAATGCTGTAGCTTTTTGGCTAATTCCTCCTTCAGGTTTGATGCTGGTAGCAAGCTATTTTGTTGAGGGTGCTGCTCAAGCTGGGTGGACTGCTTATCCGCCATTAAGCATAACTACTCCTCAATCGGGACAAATAATTTGGATTTTGAGCGTTCTATTACTTGGAGGCAGTTCTATCTTTGGTGGAATAAACTTTATTGCGACCATTATCAAATTAAGAAGGCCAGGATTAAAACTCATGCAATTGCCAATGTATTGTTGGGCAATGCTTGGGACAAGTCTACTAGTTGTTTTGTCAACTCCTGTTTTGGCAGGGACTTTAATTCTACTTAGCTTTGATATTATCGCTAATACAGGTTTCTTCAATCCTGTTTTAGGTGGAAATGTCGTAGTTTATCAGCATTTATTTTGGTTTTATTCTCATCCAGCTGTTTACATTATGGTCCTTCCTGCCTTTGGTTTAGTTAGTGAAATACTTCCTGTCCATGCTAGAAAACCACTTTTTGGATATACAACAATGGTTTTTTCAATAATGGGGATAGTTGTTTTAGGTTTAGTTGTTTGGGCGCATCACATGTTTACCAGTGGAACTCCCCCTTGGATGAGATTGTTCTTTACTATTGCGACAGCATTTATTGCTGTTCCAACAGGGATAAAATTTTTCAATTGGGTTGCAACATTATGGGGAGGCAAAATTTCTATCAATAGTGCGATGTTATTCTCCTGCGGATTTATTATAAATTTTGTTTTTGGAGGTATTACAGGAGTTGCTTTGGCACAGGTCCCTTTCGATATTCATGTACATGATACCTATTTCGTTGTGGCCCATTTTCATTACATAGTTTATGGAGGTACTGTTTTTATTATTTTCTCATCCATTTATCATTGGTTCCCCAAAGTAACCGGAAAAATGCTTAATGAAAAATTAGGAATTTTACATTTTATTATTACCTTTATTGGCTTCAACTTGTGCTTTGCTCCTCAACATTGGCTCGGTTTAAATGGAATGCCAAGAAGAGTGGCAGAATATGATCCTCAATTCCAGTTCGTTAATCAAATTAGTAGTTTAGGAGCTCTATTGATGGCTATAAGTACAATTCCTTTTTTAATCAACATATTCTTTAGTGTGAGAAACGGTAAAGATTCTGGAGATAACCCGTGGAATGCTCTAACACCTGAATGGTTAACATCATCTCCTCCTCCAGTTGAGAATTGGAAAGGAGAAGCTCCATTAGTAGAAGAACCTTATGGTTATGGTGAAAATTTTCTGAACAAAAAATAA
- the coxB gene encoding cytochrome c oxidase subunit II, producing MLNKNIYLILIISLVFAISFWIGFNVNLLPAQASINAPIYDELFKILFIIGLIIFIGMTIAVIYSLFKFRKRNDQIGDGIALEGNLSLEIVWTIIPSIIVLLIGLYSYNIYDRMGGMKELNHNHEMMSSNPEKIWAGISQTPNTEISKNNLSIEVSAMQFAFLFNYPKGNFISGELHVPVDQKVSMKMESKDVIHAFWVPEFRIKQDIIPGQPTILNFTPTKVGKYPIICAELCGPYHGGMRASIIVEEESDYNDWFNKNKKTEVNL from the coding sequence TTGTTAAATAAAAACATTTATTTAATACTAATTATTTCACTCGTTTTTGCTATATCTTTTTGGATTGGATTTAATGTAAATTTGCTCCCAGCTCAAGCAAGTATTAATGCGCCAATTTACGACGAACTTTTTAAAATTCTTTTCATCATAGGCTTAATTATTTTTATAGGAATGACAATAGCAGTAATTTATAGTTTATTTAAGTTTAGGAAAAGAAATGATCAGATAGGAGATGGTATAGCTTTAGAGGGAAACTTAAGCTTAGAAATTGTATGGACAATTATCCCTTCAATAATTGTTTTATTAATAGGTTTATATAGCTACAACATCTACGATCGAATGGGAGGGATGAAGGAACTAAATCATAACCACGAAATGATGAGTTCAAATCCTGAAAAAATATGGGCTGGGATTAGTCAAACTCCTAATACTGAAATATCAAAAAATAATTTATCAATAGAAGTTTCGGCTATGCAATTTGCATTTCTATTCAATTATCCCAAAGGCAATTTTATATCAGGAGAACTACACGTCCCTGTTGATCAAAAAGTATCGATGAAAATGGAATCTAAGGATGTCATTCATGCTTTTTGGGTGCCTGAATTCAGAATCAAACAGGATATTATTCCTGGACAACCAACTATTCTAAATTTCACTCCTACAAAAGTAGGAAAATATCCAATAATTTGCGCAGAATTATGTGGCCCATATCATGGAGGGATGAGAGCCTCCATAATTGTTGAAGAAGAATCTGATTATAACGATTGGTTTAACAAAAATAAAAAAACAGAGGTGAATTTATGA
- a CDS encoding COX15/CtaA family protein translates to MINKKLYKSKYLPIFKRLGSHSVFALIVLIVIGGATRVMEAGLACPDWPLCYGSFLPFTHMNLRVFLEWFHRLDAFLVGVLILFKFALSIIWKKEIPNWLPKTYSLLLFLVIVQGSFGALTVINLLDSYIVSGHLLIAFLLLITTISINQKLENDEIEEPLIWWRLLLFFPLLLTLIQSFIGVRLSSTWSSHICLSFNKHCLILNIHKLFAFPIAFSILLIIATAIYKRNLLNENWKYLSALIFLLLSQIALGVLSLKTNLNEPIFIIGHQLNASLFIAILTTLIFRNPFTKKVLNHSLNSQMVGINS, encoded by the coding sequence TTGATCAATAAAAAATTATATAAATCAAAATATCTGCCAATTTTTAAAAGATTAGGAAGTCATAGTGTATTCGCACTCATCGTACTAATCGTAATTGGAGGTGCTACGAGAGTTATGGAGGCTGGCCTTGCTTGTCCTGATTGGCCATTATGTTATGGATCTTTTTTGCCTTTTACTCATATGAACCTAAGAGTTTTTCTAGAGTGGTTTCATCGTCTAGATGCTTTTCTGGTTGGAGTCTTAATTCTTTTTAAATTTGCTCTTTCAATTATCTGGAAAAAAGAAATTCCAAATTGGTTACCTAAAACTTATTCATTACTACTTTTTCTTGTTATTGTCCAAGGATCTTTTGGTGCTTTAACAGTAATAAACCTGCTTGATTCATATATTGTTTCGGGCCATCTTTTAATAGCATTTCTACTTCTCATTACAACGATTTCAATAAATCAAAAATTAGAAAATGACGAAATAGAAGAGCCATTAATCTGGTGGAGATTATTATTGTTTTTTCCTCTTTTACTTACTCTAATTCAATCTTTTATTGGAGTAAGGCTTTCATCAACCTGGTCATCACATATTTGCTTATCTTTTAATAAACATTGTCTAATTCTAAATATTCATAAATTATTTGCTTTTCCAATTGCTTTTTCAATTCTATTAATCATTGCTACTGCAATTTATAAGAGAAATTTGCTTAATGAAAATTGGAAATATCTCTCAGCACTTATTTTCCTCTTGCTTTCCCAAATCGCTTTGGGTGTTTTAAGTCTTAAAACAAATTTGAATGAACCTATTTTTATTATCGGTCATCAACTTAACGCTTCTTTATTTATTGCGATATTAACAACATTAATTTTTAGAAATCCTTTTACTAAAAAAGTTCTAAACCACTCCCTAAATTCTCAAATGGTTGGTATCAATTCATGA